A window of the Lactuca sativa cultivar Salinas chromosome 5, Lsat_Salinas_v11, whole genome shotgun sequence genome harbors these coding sequences:
- the LOC111888518 gene encoding probable xyloglucan endotransglucosylase/hydrolase protein 26 — MAGSQALVMAVLVMGIAFHSTLIDATIAKSMYFNWGAHHSSILGNGDDLRLVLDQTSGSGIQSKRAFLFGSIEMLIKLVPGNSAGTVTAYYLSSTGAKHDEIDFEFLGNSTGEPYTIHTNIYTQGQGNKEQQFKLWFDPTSGYHNYTIHWNPTQVVWYVDSVPIRVFRNYENEGIAYANQQGMRVYSSLWNADNWATRGGLVKIDWTSAPFVANYRRFRARACKWNGPVSISLCAIPTPGNWWMSPVYKQLSNGQQAQLKWVRDNYMIYNYCTDFKRFKGQIPPECSMPQF, encoded by the exons ATGGCAGGTTCTCAAGCTTTGGTGATGGCTGTTTTGGTGATGGGAATAGCATTCCATTCCACCCTGATTGATGCAACTATTGCCAAAAGCATGTATTTCAATTGGGGTGCTCACCATTCTTCAATTCTAGGCAATGGTGATGACCTCCGACTTGTTTTGGACCAAACATCAG GATCAGGCATCCAATCAAAGAGGGCGTTCCTGTTTGGAAGCATTGAGATGCTAATCAAGTTGGTGCCAGGCAACTCTGCTGGAACCGTGACAGCATATTAT TTGTCTTCTACGGGTGCTAAACATGATGAAATCGACTTTGAGTTCTTGGGTAACTCAACAGGAGAACCATACACAATCCACACAAACATCTACACTCAAGGTCAAGGCAACAAAGAGCAACAGTTCAAATTATGGTTTGACCCAACTTCCGGATATCACAACTACACCATTCACTGGAATCCTACACAAGTAGT ATGGTATGTTGATAGCGTGCCTATTCGGGTGTTCAGAAACTATGAGAATGAAGGGATTGCATACGCAAATCAACAAGGGATGAGAGTTTACTCCAGTTTATGGAATGCTGATAATTGGGCAACTAGAGGTGGACTGGTCAAGATTGACTGGACTTCTGCACCTTTTGTGGCTAATTATAGGAGATTTAGAGCAAGAGCTTGTAAGTGGAATGGACCTGTTAGTATTAGTCTGTGTGCTATTCCCACCCCCGGAAACTGGTGGATGTCTCCTGTCTACAAGCAATTGAGCAATGGTCAACAGGCTCAACTCAAATGGGTGAGAGACAACTACATGATCTATAACTATTGCACTGATTTTAAACGGTTTAAAGGCCAGATCCCCCCTGAATGCTCTATGCCACAATTCTAA